In Kushneria marisflavi, the following are encoded in one genomic region:
- a CDS encoding O-linked N-acetylglucosamine transferase, SPINDLY family protein yields MSKRKLRQIQKSKKPIFRAATPEEQKQFLTFYNVNDFAQAQRYAETLTQRYPKDAFGWKVLGSCLHKNGDIESAKEALEQSLKLNAEDAQTQHIMARVWYDLGEPLAALEFAEKAIKLEPNFSQGHFTFAEILTESDQDDDALEHALKAESLGYSINSCLFIRGHIYTKRRHYQKAFDTVSELLKSEPDNAFVQNEIGNLYKDLGQFDEAETAFRKALSLEPDFDTAFSNLLVCMHYNPEVSAEKIFRTIREWESHFNQEVTAFTHQPALSDATKTIRIGLVSPGFRMHPVGQMVLTGFENLQPDFELHFYSTNNADDVLTQRLKQVATRWNLVRHLDQTALAERIYQDGIDILIDLSGFGEGSRLRTMSLKPAPLIVKWVGGLINTMGLPCFDYLISDQHETPEGSDDWYTEKLIRLPNDYICYFPAQNAPTIKALPAMSNGYITLGCFNNPAKINAELLGEWAKLMNELPNSRLFLKSGQYESAEYCERIYRVMGNHGIEAERLILEGPSNHKDLLDAYNRVDIALDTWPYSGGLTTCEAFMMGVPVVTLPGPTFAGRHSATHLINAGMPELVVQSWDEYRQRVVELASDIPNLSVIRACLRQFLIQSPTCDAERFGKHFSTAMRAIWQRYCEGNSAAALTLDQQGKAYFEDSITAVEVDQPSFQNNIKADFSWPLQGKIVAIDNGARLLGNPVIEELLSKETLELVVFDPASRETKNPASSREGIHYYANNSLGDGQSTTLKATLDPAMSSLLEPLAVSTETDGRRVLARLPFNTVALDNIDGLPSLDWLVIDELSDSATILEHGQQSLKSSLLIQINVAFQPTHERQPNLDEVQRWASHNGFRFYRLHDLKHRSLMPASLNNSGQPSSELLSAQALLLPDHGRMAALDHRQATKLSFLLHTVYGLQDAACSLLAGPAEQQQYLDTVEKEAGSALMSADTQWQPMVQAMMLANRPVKPRFHGLPGDLIVSLTSYPGRFSTLWATLQSLLTQTVAPDRVVLWIAQDDREKLPENVLSLVASSGLEVHYCEDIRSYKKIVPTLKEWPEAYIATADDDIYYPPTWLEELVEATQPGKKEIAAHRIHKIQMNKELEILPYKEWEWNSTRAFDADALNFPTSGAGVLYPPNCFHKDVSNESIFKEACSDADDIWLYVMARLNGYSFKHTGRIGFVTWPSTQAETLWHKNISEGENDIKIKRLFSIYGNIHNKNASTHKSIENKIIETRDKLFDASKTNKERKISIIQKIRRQALIKKVTSENTCSEEIKKINNISKENFKHIKELFDLKLQSDMATVNFKIPSINSYSWNKAYKEKFDLIQEEVDETLFDAILHGSMADRRYTEFSDVDISLFIKNEALATEESISRVRKKISNINKIILDIDPLGHHGCFINHEFDLKNYYPEANMPLKVLAKGVNFSKKEIEVSSTPRNSLDEAFLTLSELCLFFKNLDTNNEIRSAYELKNIISRFFMINLLHYEVITNDFSDKRSILTKKINKILTKNQKKALTKASEIREIWKYRQPKHPVFISQDILTTFSKVGSEILEDVVRREITHKIEADFLINGAFK; encoded by the coding sequence ATGAGCAAGCGTAAACTGCGGCAGATCCAAAAAAGCAAAAAGCCCATTTTCAGAGCAGCCACGCCGGAAGAGCAGAAACAGTTTCTGACGTTTTATAACGTCAATGATTTTGCCCAAGCTCAGCGTTACGCAGAGACCCTGACCCAGCGTTACCCAAAGGACGCTTTCGGATGGAAAGTATTGGGTAGTTGTTTACATAAAAATGGGGATATCGAATCCGCAAAGGAAGCACTGGAGCAATCACTCAAACTCAACGCTGAGGATGCCCAAACTCAACACATTATGGCGCGAGTCTGGTATGACCTTGGCGAACCATTAGCGGCCCTAGAGTTTGCAGAGAAAGCAATCAAACTTGAGCCCAATTTTTCTCAAGGGCATTTCACCTTTGCAGAAATTTTAACTGAGAGTGATCAAGACGACGATGCTCTTGAACATGCATTAAAAGCTGAATCACTAGGGTATAGTATTAATTCCTGCCTATTTATTCGAGGTCATATTTATACCAAGCGCCGCCATTATCAAAAAGCCTTCGACACTGTTTCAGAATTGCTAAAAAGCGAACCTGATAACGCTTTTGTCCAAAACGAAATAGGCAATCTTTATAAAGACCTTGGCCAGTTTGACGAAGCAGAGACTGCTTTCCGCAAGGCGCTATCGCTGGAACCGGACTTCGACACTGCTTTTTCTAACCTACTGGTTTGCATGCATTACAACCCTGAAGTTAGCGCAGAAAAAATCTTCAGAACTATTCGCGAATGGGAAAGTCATTTCAATCAGGAGGTAACAGCGTTTACGCATCAGCCTGCCCTATCGGACGCTACCAAAACCATTCGTATCGGACTGGTATCACCAGGGTTTCGCATGCATCCGGTTGGTCAGATGGTGCTGACAGGCTTTGAAAATCTTCAGCCGGATTTTGAGCTTCATTTTTACAGCACCAATAACGCAGATGATGTTTTAACTCAGCGACTTAAGCAGGTTGCTACACGATGGAACTTGGTACGCCATCTTGATCAAACCGCACTGGCTGAGCGTATTTATCAGGACGGCATCGATATCCTGATCGACCTTTCAGGCTTTGGGGAAGGGAGCCGGCTTCGGACCATGTCGCTTAAACCTGCCCCACTCATCGTCAAATGGGTTGGCGGTCTAATCAATACCATGGGCCTACCCTGTTTTGATTACTTGATATCAGACCAGCATGAAACTCCTGAAGGTAGCGATGATTGGTACACCGAAAAGCTTATTCGACTGCCGAATGATTATATCTGCTATTTTCCAGCCCAAAACGCCCCTACTATTAAAGCGCTTCCTGCCATGAGCAATGGCTATATCACACTGGGTTGTTTCAACAACCCTGCCAAGATCAATGCTGAACTGCTAGGCGAATGGGCAAAGCTGATGAATGAGCTACCCAATAGCCGACTATTTTTGAAAAGCGGACAATACGAAAGCGCAGAATATTGCGAGCGTATATACCGCGTTATGGGCAATCATGGCATCGAGGCAGAACGACTTATTCTTGAAGGTCCTTCAAATCACAAGGATCTGCTCGATGCCTATAACCGGGTTGATATTGCGCTCGATACCTGGCCCTATTCGGGCGGGCTCACGACCTGTGAAGCTTTCATGATGGGCGTGCCTGTCGTCACACTGCCCGGGCCCACCTTTGCAGGCCGGCACTCGGCGACTCACCTAATCAACGCAGGCATGCCGGAACTTGTGGTCCAAAGCTGGGATGAATATCGTCAGCGTGTTGTCGAACTGGCCTCGGATATCCCCAACCTGAGTGTCATTCGTGCCTGTCTGCGTCAATTTTTGATTCAATCCCCAACATGCGATGCTGAGCGATTCGGAAAACACTTTTCAACGGCCATGCGCGCTATCTGGCAACGTTATTGTGAAGGCAACAGTGCCGCAGCGCTGACACTGGATCAGCAGGGCAAAGCCTATTTTGAAGACAGCATAACAGCGGTTGAAGTCGATCAGCCCTCATTTCAAAACAACATAAAAGCTGATTTCAGCTGGCCGTTACAAGGAAAGATTGTTGCAATCGATAACGGCGCTCGCCTGCTGGGCAATCCTGTTATCGAAGAGCTTTTGAGCAAGGAAACTCTTGAACTGGTGGTCTTTGATCCAGCCAGTCGTGAAACAAAAAATCCAGCTTCGAGCAGGGAAGGTATTCACTACTACGCCAACAATAGTCTTGGCGATGGTCAGTCAACGACGTTGAAGGCTACACTGGATCCTGCCATGAGCAGTCTGCTTGAACCATTGGCCGTAAGTACGGAAACAGATGGTCGGCGTGTGCTGGCGCGACTCCCCTTCAATACGGTAGCGCTGGATAATATTGATGGCTTGCCAAGTCTGGATTGGCTGGTAATAGATGAGTTGAGCGACAGCGCGACCATACTTGAGCATGGCCAACAATCATTAAAATCCAGCCTGCTTATTCAAATCAATGTGGCCTTTCAACCCACACATGAACGTCAGCCCAATCTGGACGAAGTTCAACGTTGGGCCAGCCATAATGGATTTCGATTCTATCGGTTGCATGATCTCAAGCATCGCAGCCTTATGCCGGCGAGCTTGAACAATAGTGGGCAGCCATCTTCTGAATTGCTTTCCGCACAGGCGCTACTGCTGCCCGACCACGGAAGAATGGCAGCACTTGACCACCGGCAGGCAACCAAGCTGTCCTTCCTCCTCCACACTGTTTACGGTCTTCAAGACGCGGCCTGTTCTTTGCTGGCTGGCCCTGCTGAACAGCAGCAATATCTGGATACCGTAGAAAAAGAGGCAGGTAGCGCTCTGATGTCGGCAGACACTCAGTGGCAGCCAATGGTACAAGCCATGATGCTGGCTAATCGTCCCGTCAAACCACGCTTTCATGGTTTGCCAGGCGATTTAATAGTATCCCTCACTTCTTATCCAGGGCGCTTTTCAACACTATGGGCAACACTACAAAGTTTACTGACCCAAACGGTAGCGCCTGACCGGGTTGTTTTATGGATTGCACAGGACGATAGGGAAAAGTTGCCTGAAAATGTTTTGTCATTAGTGGCTAGTAGCGGTCTTGAAGTTCACTACTGTGAAGATATTCGATCCTACAAAAAAATTGTGCCAACACTTAAAGAATGGCCCGAAGCCTACATCGCTACGGCTGACGATGATATCTATTATCCGCCAACCTGGCTTGAAGAACTCGTAGAAGCCACCCAGCCGGGCAAAAAAGAAATTGCCGCACACCGGATTCACAAGATTCAGATGAACAAGGAATTAGAGATTCTTCCTTATAAGGAGTGGGAGTGGAATTCAACTCGTGCATTCGATGCAGATGCACTTAATTTCCCAACAAGTGGTGCAGGGGTACTTTATCCGCCAAACTGCTTCCATAAAGATGTATCAAACGAATCAATCTTCAAAGAAGCCTGTTCAGACGCAGACGACATATGGCTTTACGTGATGGCGCGCCTAAACGGCTATAGCTTCAAACATACCGGACGCATAGGTTTTGTAACTTGGCCAAGCACTCAGGCTGAAACGCTATGGCATAAAAATATTTCCGAAGGCGAAAACGACATAAAAATAAAAAGACTATTTTCAATATATGGAAATATTCATAATAAAAATGCTTCAACCCACAAAAGCATAGAAAACAAAATAATTGAGACTAGAGATAAACTTTTTGACGCCTCAAAAACAAACAAAGAAAGAAAAATAAGCATTATACAAAAAATTAGACGGCAAGCTCTAATAAAAAAAGTCACCTCAGAAAACACATGCTCTGAAGAAATTAAAAAAATTAACAATATTTCTAAAGAAAATTTTAAACACATTAAAGAACTATTTGACCTTAAGCTCCAAAGCGATATGGCAACGGTAAATTTTAAAATACCGTCCATAAATAGTTACAGTTGGAACAAAGCTTACAAAGAAAAATTTGATCTTATTCAAGAAGAGGTGGATGAAACTCTTTTTGACGCCATACTTCATGGAAGTATGGCAGATCGTAGGTATACGGAATTTAGTGATGTAGATATTTCTTTATTTATAAAAAACGAGGCCTTGGCCACTGAAGAAAGTATATCTCGGGTGCGCAAAAAAATATCCAACATCAACAAAATAATACTTGATATCGACCCGTTAGGGCATCATGGATGCTTCATTAACCATGAGTTCGATCTTAAAAACTATTATCCAGAAGCCAATATGCCTTTGAAAGTTCTGGCGAAAGGCGTTAATTTCTCAAAAAAAGAGATAGAGGTTTCATCTACCCCAAGAAACTCACTTGACGAAGCTTTTTTAACGCTGTCAGAACTATGCTTATTTTTTAAAAACTTAGACACAAACAATGAAATAAGAAGCGCTTATGAACTAAAAAATATAATAAGCAGATTCTTTATGATCAATCTACTTCACTATGAAGTAATTACAAATGATTTTTCAGATAAGCGATCCATCCTAACTAAAAAAATAAACAAGATATTAACAAAAAATCAGAAAAAAGCTCTTACTAAAGCATCTGAAATAAGAGAAATTTGGAAATATAGGCAGCCGAAACACCCTGTTTTTATTTCGCAAGACATTTTAACGACGTTCTCCAAGGTAGGTTCTGAAATACTTGAGGACGTTGTCAGAAGAGAAATTACTCACAAAATAGAAGCTGATTTCCTAATCAACGGAGCATTTAAATAA
- a CDS encoding flagellin N-terminal helical domain-containing protein, translating to MFSISSSTSLSINQKLNKSQRSLNQAIERLSSGQRVNSVRDDAAGLAIGNRMEAQVRGTEQAQRNTNDGASMALTAEGALSQVNDRLQRIRELTVQGLNGALTLVDQDTIQQEINLNLKEIDRLNTQAQFNGINLLDGSAGMVSVQVGANDGETLGVDLNRPGFSVDELGLTDFTVAGISGVVTDINIVTGRAQDIAVSSGDFILPAGYSNPTLMQAAPASTGYPANWYTRAEDSDGNTVYFASSVTASHDTATDTSQVRIDVGQQLYAPVTRYQDYQIEDVDSVLRDRQGNTFGGESQLVATGSNYFIKNGSGPEAGYYPASVTTRPAAIDAQLKSNDAIWPPSPTTTINGVAFNNDDVDYFDSSGQPVNGATLSRVGDDYYLTSTTGKFYSATVESTFDGYIVRASSDQPASAPPTQPVIEIDSQPIDNAQHRYLDADGNTTSFKNATLTQSSNGQYYLEQSGRYYVVEPASVTASRPRVIANATTDTPIVSPEKAITTERTTVDGTSTITLDPLNVTANYTDRDGQRVEDALRIDDNGQYFLRASNGDDGTTGYRSATLVNTQEMGTLLKTRTGSGDLIIYYRMNIQASTDVPNTHSTVELTEINPEIRLRTPDDPLAALDRAIARVDDKRSTLGATQNRMNAIIDQQGNTVSALRDARSRIMDADYAVEVSNMSRAQITQQAGMAVLTQANQQLDSVLALLR from the coding sequence ATGTTCTCTATATCATCTTCGACATCGCTTTCCATCAATCAAAAGCTGAACAAAAGCCAGCGCTCTCTCAATCAGGCCATCGAACGGTTATCCAGCGGCCAGCGTGTCAATTCCGTACGTGATGATGCCGCAGGGCTTGCGATTGGCAATCGGATGGAAGCTCAGGTCCGCGGTACAGAGCAGGCGCAGCGCAACACCAATGATGGCGCCTCCATGGCTCTGACGGCTGAAGGTGCGCTCTCTCAGGTTAACGATCGCTTGCAGCGTATTCGCGAACTCACCGTACAGGGACTTAATGGTGCGCTTACGCTGGTCGATCAGGACACCATCCAGCAGGAAATCAACCTTAATTTAAAAGAGATTGATCGGCTCAACACCCAGGCACAGTTTAACGGCATCAATCTACTCGACGGCTCGGCCGGTATGGTCAGCGTACAGGTAGGCGCCAATGACGGAGAAACCCTGGGGGTGGATCTCAACCGCCCCGGCTTCAGCGTTGATGAACTTGGTTTAACTGATTTCACCGTCGCCGGCATCAGCGGCGTGGTGACCGATATCAATATCGTCACGGGTCGCGCACAGGATATCGCCGTCAGTAGTGGTGATTTTATTTTGCCGGCCGGTTATAGCAATCCAACACTGATGCAGGCCGCTCCCGCATCAACCGGTTACCCCGCCAACTGGTATACACGTGCAGAAGATAGTGACGGCAATACCGTTTATTTCGCTTCCAGTGTTACGGCGTCACACGATACTGCGACCGACACCAGCCAGGTCCGTATTGATGTCGGTCAACAGCTCTATGCGCCAGTGACACGCTATCAGGACTATCAGATCGAAGACGTGGACAGCGTTCTTCGTGATCGTCAAGGCAATACATTTGGGGGTGAAAGCCAACTGGTCGCTACGGGCAGTAACTATTTCATTAAAAATGGCAGTGGCCCCGAGGCTGGCTATTATCCGGCCAGCGTAACCACCCGACCGGCCGCCATTGATGCACAGCTAAAAAGCAATGACGCCATATGGCCGCCCTCACCGACCACAACCATCAATGGTGTGGCGTTCAACAATGACGATGTCGATTATTTCGACAGTTCAGGGCAACCCGTCAACGGTGCGACCCTGAGCCGGGTAGGCGATGACTATTATCTAACAAGCACTACTGGCAAGTTCTACTCAGCGACTGTCGAGAGCACGTTTGATGGCTATATCGTCAGGGCCAGCTCGGATCAACCCGCTTCAGCGCCACCAACCCAGCCAGTCATCGAGATTGATAGCCAGCCGATCGATAATGCACAGCATCGCTATCTTGATGCCGATGGCAATACGACATCCTTCAAGAATGCCACGCTTACACAGTCCAGCAATGGTCAGTACTACCTTGAGCAGTCGGGACGCTATTATGTGGTTGAGCCCGCGAGTGTCACTGCCAGCCGGCCTCGGGTCATTGCCAATGCCACCACGGATACACCCATCGTTTCCCCGGAAAAAGCCATCACAACCGAGCGCACCACCGTAGATGGTACCTCTACCATTACGCTCGATCCTCTCAATGTAACAGCAAACTATACCGACCGGGATGGGCAGCGCGTTGAAGATGCCTTGCGCATCGATGATAACGGACAATATTTTCTACGCGCTTCCAATGGCGATGATGGAACGACCGGCTATCGATCAGCAACACTGGTGAATACTCAGGAGATGGGCACGCTGCTCAAGACACGTACCGGCAGTGGTGATCTGATCATCTATTACCGAATGAACATTCAAGCCAGCACGGATGTACCCAATACACACAGTACGGTCGAACTGACCGAAATCAATCCCGAAATTCGCCTCAGGACTCCGGATGACCCGCTTGCTGCACTGGACCGTGCCATTGCCCGCGTTGACGACAAGCGCAGTACGTTGGGTGCCACACAAAACCGCATGAATGCGATTATCGATCAGCAGGGAAATACCGTCAGCGCCTTGAGGGATGCTCGCTCACGCATCATGGACGCTGATTACGCAGTGGAAGTCTCCAACATGAGCCGAGCTCAGATCACCCAGCAGGCGGGCATGGCCGTACTGACACAAGCCAACCAGCAACTTGATAGCGTGCTTGCACTACTGCGTTAA